The Georgenia sp. TF02-10 genome window below encodes:
- a CDS encoding glycerophosphoryl diester phosphodiesterase membrane domain-containing protein: MSGTEPGDQRPEHDGGEQQRPSADDGGRYGPYARQAAEPQPGEPQYGQYGQQPQRQQQPQYGQYGQPQQTGQHGQRPQQGQQQPPQYGQYAPHGPQPQPQYGQYGQYGQPQQPGQPVPPSAGGWGQPPAGGQYGQYGQYGGGPAPAGFAGAVQPGIVPLRPLTIGEILDGGFRAIRANPKVMFGLSLLVLAVASVIETIILYFLLDEASPFLTDPFAYDPATDPFAPGADPSEVLGLSAGALVSSLAAGVAVWVASIILTGLLILSVSQSVLGHRVSVGEVWTRAKGQIWRLVGLTLLLGVGGAVLFFVVVFAFAALIGVAFAGLGQDALGVAVLLAVLLFLAAVVVVAFFAVRLGLAAPALMLERSGVGTALRRSWSLTGGQFWRIFGALVLAALIVWVISAAVMVPVSILTAFGAYSESAVVGTVILSTVISTLVSALTTPFLAAVLALVYIDVRMRKEGLDVELARAAGAGRGA; this comes from the coding sequence ATGTCCGGCACCGAGCCGGGGGACCAGCGCCCAGAGCACGACGGCGGTGAGCAGCAGCGCCCGTCGGCGGACGACGGCGGGCGCTACGGCCCGTACGCCCGGCAGGCGGCCGAGCCGCAGCCCGGCGAGCCGCAGTACGGGCAGTACGGCCAGCAGCCGCAGCGCCAGCAGCAACCGCAGTACGGCCAGTACGGACAGCCGCAGCAGACCGGGCAGCACGGCCAGCGGCCGCAGCAGGGCCAGCAGCAACCGCCGCAGTACGGGCAGTACGCGCCGCACGGCCCCCAGCCGCAGCCCCAGTACGGGCAGTACGGCCAGTACGGGCAGCCGCAGCAGCCCGGTCAGCCGGTGCCGCCGTCGGCCGGCGGCTGGGGGCAGCCGCCGGCCGGCGGGCAGTACGGGCAGTACGGGCAGTACGGCGGCGGCCCGGCACCGGCGGGCTTCGCCGGCGCGGTCCAGCCCGGGATCGTCCCGCTCCGGCCGCTGACCATCGGGGAGATCCTCGACGGCGGCTTCCGGGCCATCCGGGCCAACCCCAAGGTGATGTTCGGGCTGTCCCTGCTCGTCCTCGCCGTCGCCTCGGTGATCGAGACGATCATCCTCTACTTCCTCCTCGACGAGGCCAGCCCGTTCCTGACCGACCCGTTCGCCTACGACCCCGCGACCGACCCGTTCGCCCCCGGCGCCGACCCCTCCGAGGTCCTCGGGCTGAGCGCCGGCGCCCTGGTCTCCTCGCTGGCGGCCGGCGTGGCGGTCTGGGTCGCCTCGATCATCCTCACCGGGCTGCTCATCCTGTCCGTCAGCCAGTCCGTGCTCGGGCACCGGGTCAGCGTCGGCGAGGTCTGGACCCGGGCCAAGGGGCAGATCTGGCGGCTGGTCGGGCTGACCCTGCTGCTCGGCGTCGGCGGCGCGGTCCTCTTCTTCGTCGTCGTCTTCGCCTTCGCCGCGCTGATCGGCGTCGCGTTCGCCGGCCTGGGCCAGGACGCCCTCGGCGTCGCGGTGCTCCTGGCGGTCCTCCTCTTCCTGGCGGCCGTGGTCGTGGTGGCCTTCTTCGCGGTCCGGCTCGGGCTCGCCGCGCCGGCGCTCATGCTCGAGCGCAGCGGGGTGGGCACCGCGCTGCGCCGGTCCTGGTCCCTGACCGGCGGGCAGTTCTGGCGGATCTTCGGCGCGCTGGTCCTCGCGGCCCTCATCGTCTGGGTGATCTCGGCGGCCGTGATGGTCCCGGTGAGCATCCTGACCGCGTTCGGCGCGTACTCCGAGTCCGCCGTCGTCGGCACGGTCATCCTCTCCACGGTCATCTCGACCCTGGTCTCGGCGCTGACCACGCCGTTCCTGGCGGCGGTCCTGGCGCTGGTCTACATCGATGTCCGCATGCGCAAGGAGGGCCTGGACGTCGAGCTCGCGCGGGCCGCCGGAGCGGGCCGCGGTGCCTGA
- the mtrA gene encoding MtrAB system response regulator MtrA has translation MSGRLLVVDDDTALAEMIGIVLEAEGFEATFCADGSDAPELFRRVQPDLVLLDLMLPGLDGIQVCRIIRAESDVPIVMLTAKSDTMDVVAGLEAGADDYIAKPFKPKELVARVRARLRRLEEPDPEPERLRIGDLEIDVAGHQVTRDGTAIGLTPLEFDLLVALARKPWQVFSREVLLEQVWGYRHAADTRLVNVHVQRLRAKVEKDPEHPEVVVTVRGVGYRAGTLQE, from the coding sequence ATGAGCGGACGTCTTCTCGTGGTCGACGACGACACGGCGCTGGCCGAGATGATCGGGATCGTCCTCGAGGCCGAGGGCTTCGAGGCCACCTTCTGCGCGGATGGCTCGGACGCGCCCGAGCTCTTCCGGCGGGTCCAGCCCGACCTCGTCCTGCTCGACCTCATGCTGCCCGGCCTGGACGGCATCCAGGTCTGCCGGATCATCCGGGCCGAGTCCGACGTGCCCATCGTCATGCTCACCGCCAAGTCCGACACGATGGACGTCGTCGCCGGCCTGGAGGCGGGCGCCGACGACTACATCGCCAAGCCGTTCAAGCCCAAGGAGCTGGTGGCCCGGGTCCGGGCCCGGCTGCGCCGGCTGGAGGAGCCCGACCCCGAGCCCGAGCGGCTGCGCATCGGGGACCTGGAGATCGACGTCGCCGGCCACCAGGTCACCCGCGACGGCACCGCCATCGGGCTGACCCCGCTGGAGTTCGACCTGCTCGTCGCGCTCGCCCGCAAGCCCTGGCAGGTCTTCAGCCGCGAGGTCCTGCTCGAGCAGGTCTGGGGCTACCGGCACGCCGCCGACACCCGGCTGGTCAACGTGCACGTCCAGCGCCTGCGCGCCAAGGTCGAGAAGGACCCCGAGCACCCCGAGGTCGTCGTCACCGTCCGCGGCGTCGGCTACCGCGCAGGTACCCTGCAGGAGTGA
- the mtrB gene encoding MtrAB system histidine kinase MtrB: protein MRPPAVAVPDGAADPPQVGPPPPGIGSVPHPAGPATTYRPPARTPLRVRLRRKVADLAGRWRSSLIVRVVSTTIVGGALALAVLGGVIANQIRDSLYDERVTQMLEDAAVRTRDAQQTFDSATATTTQQVQLVVVDWVDALETASSGAVGTFLMRSPENTAAVTIAEPSTNAAPREVLSAELRDAVVDEGGLHWQPVRLPGDEPGIIVGSLVTLPAAGEYELYTVYTLAPEEETVYLVLRVLAVGASSLVLVLGAMVWAIARWVLRPVQQAAFAAERLADGRLDERMEVRGGDELAVLGESFNEMAASLQRQIERMEELSRLQQRFVSDVSHELRTPLTTIRMAGELIHDARGSFDPAVRRSAELLHAQLDRFETMLADLLEISRFDAGAAVLDVEERDVRDLVARVVDLDALLAERKGSEVRVHAPAEPCTADVDPRRVERILRNLLGNAIEHGEGRPIDITVGCSDGAVAVVVRDHGVGLGPEDAEHVFDRFWRADPARARTSGGTGLGLSISAEDARLHGGRLEAWGEPGLGAAFRLTLPRRAGAEVGRSPVPLRPGELVPTAGATSLVTLPPAGLTVPPGLPAPGGGTGPNAGTGPGAVGGPGANGAGEAGPSGPNGSRAAETARPNAAGGPDAAARPDASRAADAAPRGAGASSPAGADEPAGEGP from the coding sequence GTGAGGCCCCCGGCCGTGGCCGTGCCCGACGGCGCCGCCGACCCGCCGCAGGTCGGCCCCCCGCCCCCCGGGATCGGGTCCGTCCCGCACCCGGCCGGCCCGGCCACGACCTACCGCCCGCCCGCCCGGACCCCGCTACGGGTGCGGCTGCGGCGCAAGGTCGCCGACCTGGCGGGCCGCTGGCGCTCCTCGCTCATCGTCCGGGTGGTGTCCACCACCATCGTCGGCGGCGCGCTCGCGCTCGCCGTGCTCGGCGGGGTCATCGCCAACCAGATCCGGGACAGCCTCTACGACGAGCGCGTCACGCAGATGCTCGAGGACGCCGCCGTGCGCACCCGCGACGCCCAGCAGACCTTCGACTCCGCGACCGCCACCACCACCCAGCAGGTCCAGCTCGTCGTCGTGGACTGGGTCGACGCCCTGGAGACCGCCTCCTCCGGCGCGGTCGGCACCTTCCTCATGCGCTCCCCGGAGAACACCGCCGCGGTGACCATCGCCGAGCCGAGCACCAACGCCGCCCCGCGGGAGGTGCTCTCGGCCGAGCTGCGCGACGCCGTCGTGGACGAGGGCGGCCTGCACTGGCAGCCGGTCCGCCTGCCCGGGGACGAGCCGGGCATCATCGTCGGGTCCCTCGTCACCCTGCCCGCGGCGGGGGAGTACGAGCTGTACACCGTCTACACCCTCGCCCCGGAGGAGGAGACGGTCTACCTCGTCCTGCGGGTGCTGGCGGTGGGAGCCTCCTCCCTCGTCCTCGTCCTCGGCGCGATGGTCTGGGCCATCGCCCGGTGGGTGCTGCGCCCGGTGCAGCAGGCCGCCTTCGCCGCCGAGCGCCTGGCCGACGGCCGGCTTGACGAGCGGATGGAGGTCCGCGGCGGGGACGAGCTGGCGGTGCTCGGGGAGTCCTTCAACGAGATGGCCGCCTCGCTGCAGCGGCAGATCGAGCGGATGGAGGAGCTCTCCCGGCTCCAGCAGCGGTTCGTCTCCGACGTCTCCCACGAGCTGCGCACCCCGCTGACCACCATCCGGATGGCCGGGGAGCTCATCCACGACGCCCGGGGCTCCTTCGACCCGGCCGTGCGCCGCTCCGCCGAGCTGCTGCACGCCCAGCTCGACCGGTTCGAGACCATGCTCGCGGACCTGCTGGAGATCTCCCGGTTCGACGCCGGCGCCGCCGTCCTGGACGTGGAGGAGCGGGACGTCCGCGACCTGGTCGCCCGGGTGGTCGACCTGGACGCGCTGCTGGCCGAGCGGAAGGGCTCGGAGGTCCGGGTGCACGCGCCGGCGGAGCCGTGCACGGCCGACGTCGACCCGCGCCGGGTCGAGCGCATCCTGCGCAACCTGCTCGGCAACGCCATCGAGCACGGGGAGGGCCGGCCGATCGACATCACCGTGGGCTGCTCGGACGGCGCCGTCGCCGTGGTCGTCCGGGACCACGGGGTGGGCCTCGGCCCGGAGGACGCCGAGCACGTCTTCGACCGGTTCTGGCGGGCCGACCCGGCGCGGGCCCGCACCAGCGGCGGCACCGGCCTGGGCCTGTCGATCTCCGCCGAGGACGCCCGGCTGCACGGCGGCCGGCTGGAGGCGTGGGGCGAGCCCGGCCTGGGCGCCGCCTTCCGGCTCACCCTGCCCCGCCGGGCCGGGGCGGAGGTGGGCCGCTCGCCGGTCCCGCTGCGGCCGGGCGAGCTCGTGCCGACGGCGGGCGCCACCTCCCTGGTCACGCTCCCGCCGGCGGGGCTCACCGTGCCGCCGGGGCTGCCCGCTCCCGGCGGCGGCACCGGGCCGAACGCCGGCACCGGGCCGGGCGCCGTCGGCGGGCCCGGCGCGAACGGCGCCGGCGAGGCCGGCCCGAGCGGCCCGAACGGCAGCCGTGCCGCCGAAACCGCTCGCCCGAACGCCGCCGGAGGCCCGGACGCCGCCGCCCGCCCGGACGCGAGCCGTGCCGCCGACGCTGCCCCACGAGGTGCGGGTGCCAGCTCCCCGGCCGGTGCCGACGAACCCGCGGGGGAGGGGCCGTGA
- a CDS encoding LpqB family beta-propeller domain-containing protein — MSRRGSAVRRRGRALAVLALACALLAGCVSLPRSGPVTASEPDLPAQQGIGLYAQGPQEGANPREIVEGFLTASAAGYSDEFLVAREFMAGPAVETWQPLEQVRIYSDTDTPEFTRTADGAVRLTVAGQASIDSAGHYTESVPETTVEADFTLARNPEGEWRIIELDDGVLLSAAFFDSLYAPSPLYFLTPDLTAVVPDLRWFPRQNQATALVRSLLEGPSAWLAPGVVTLVPAGTRMVVESVLVQDGVARVDLSADALAADPSQRALLLAQVELTLRGVPGVQEVELTAAGAPYEVPESEPELPAYPYTAAPLVGVADGVLVDVVGGEAVPRPGSDRMAGADPRHPAVGYATAAPPTVYLDGPDRLTTAPTAEEPGVVLAQGQALVPPSVDRRDWVWTGPTRATGTLLAVHVGGEAADVDASWLNGATVRALRVSREGARAVVVWEQAGAVQVDVAVVVRSRDGTPTALVEPVRLGERLTDATDVAWVDEQTVAVLGTSGNDTSPAVHLLPVGGPTRRLPSVDGATSLTAGRGDRSVVLGTESGRLYERNGASWRPVEAGVRYPALPG, encoded by the coding sequence GTGAGCCGCCGGGGGAGCGCCGTGCGCCGCCGGGGCCGCGCGCTGGCGGTGCTGGCCCTCGCCTGCGCGCTGCTCGCCGGGTGCGTGTCCCTGCCGCGGTCGGGCCCGGTGACCGCCTCCGAGCCGGACCTGCCCGCCCAGCAGGGCATCGGCCTGTACGCCCAGGGCCCGCAGGAGGGCGCGAACCCGCGGGAGATCGTCGAGGGGTTCCTGACCGCCTCCGCCGCCGGCTACTCCGACGAGTTCCTGGTGGCCCGCGAGTTCATGGCCGGGCCGGCGGTGGAGACGTGGCAGCCCCTGGAGCAGGTGCGGATCTACTCCGACACCGACACCCCCGAGTTCACCCGGACCGCCGACGGCGCCGTGCGGCTGACCGTGGCCGGGCAGGCGTCGATCGACTCCGCCGGGCACTACACCGAGTCCGTCCCGGAGACCACCGTCGAGGCCGACTTCACCCTGGCCCGCAACCCCGAGGGCGAGTGGCGCATCATCGAGCTCGACGACGGCGTGCTGCTCTCCGCCGCGTTCTTCGACTCCCTCTACGCCCCGTCCCCGCTGTACTTCCTCACCCCCGACCTGACCGCCGTCGTGCCCGACCTGCGCTGGTTCCCCCGGCAGAACCAGGCCACCGCGCTGGTGCGCAGCCTGCTCGAGGGCCCCTCCGCCTGGCTCGCGCCCGGGGTGGTGACCCTCGTCCCGGCCGGCACCCGGATGGTGGTGGAGTCCGTCCTGGTCCAGGACGGGGTGGCCCGGGTGGACCTGTCCGCCGACGCCCTCGCCGCCGACCCCTCCCAGCGGGCGCTGCTGCTCGCCCAGGTCGAGCTCACCCTGCGCGGCGTCCCGGGCGTGCAGGAGGTGGAGCTCACCGCTGCCGGCGCCCCCTACGAGGTGCCGGAGTCCGAGCCCGAGCTGCCCGCCTACCCCTACACCGCAGCCCCGCTGGTCGGCGTCGCCGACGGCGTGCTGGTCGACGTCGTCGGCGGCGAGGCGGTCCCCCGGCCCGGCAGCGACCGGATGGCCGGCGCCGACCCCCGCCACCCGGCGGTGGGCTACGCCACCGCGGCCCCGCCCACCGTCTACCTCGACGGGCCGGACCGGCTGACGACCGCCCCGACCGCCGAGGAGCCCGGCGTCGTCCTGGCCCAGGGCCAGGCGCTCGTGCCCCCCTCGGTCGACCGCCGGGACTGGGTCTGGACCGGCCCCACGCGCGCCACCGGCACCCTCCTCGCCGTGCACGTGGGCGGGGAGGCGGCCGACGTGGACGCCTCCTGGCTCAACGGGGCCACCGTCCGGGCGCTGCGGGTCTCCCGCGAGGGCGCCCGCGCCGTGGTGGTGTGGGAGCAGGCCGGCGCGGTCCAGGTGGACGTCGCGGTGGTGGTCCGCTCCCGCGACGGCACGCCCACCGCGCTCGTCGAGCCGGTCCGGCTGGGGGAGCGGCTCACCGACGCCACGGACGTGGCCTGGGTCGACGAGCAGACGGTGGCCGTGCTCGGCACCTCCGGCAACGACACCAGCCCCGCGGTGCACCTGCTGCCGGTGGGCGGGCCGACGCGCCGGCTGCCGTCGGTCGACGGCGCCACCTCGCTCACCGCCGGGCGCGGGGACCGGTCGGTGGTGCTCGGCACGGAGTCGGGCCGGCTCTACGAGCGCAACGGCGCCTCCTGGCGGCCGGTGGAGGCCGGCGTCCGGTACCCGGCGCTGCCCGGCTGA